ATACTTTTCTGGAAGTGGTTTGTGACCTTAATtgcaaaaagaataaataaattcctctaacaaaagtgaaaaacaaaacatagtggcgtatttgtgtctttttgtgCAGTTTGTCCGCCCTTATGAGCTCTGGGAGAATAAGTCTTTTacatctgttattattatttgcttcatatattatattaaaacagtaaaaaatatatatgatacaaaaatgtatatatatttatatattctacATTGTATTATAGAGTATGTTTAAAATATGTGTATtcgaaaattattttattttatatttaatttaaattattttatatttaatgtaaaataactttttaaaaaaggtaaaaataaataataataaaatcaaaacatatctaaaaatatgtttgaaaataaatgtgtttttgataTATAATTTCAATACctcctattattattcatattatttcaaGGCTTTCGTGGGCCACATAAAATGACCCATGACCTTTTGTTTTACACCGGAAGCATCCGGAACGCCGTATTCATGTCATTCAAAAAAAGACTTTTCATTTAGAGGCAGTTTGTGGCAGCGTTAAAAAATTAAGCCCGAGAACAAAAGTGACTTCCTGGTTCATTAAGAAACCAGCTTACAAACAAGCAGGCTTAAAGCACTCTGATAAAATGGTACAGTCCAGTCATCATCCATTATTCTCTATGGATCAGCTGTTAATTacctagcaggctacttcctctATCTGACACGTTAGcatcaatttgtttattattctgGGGTGACTAAAATGGTACTAATGACAactaataagaaaaataaaactactTCTTACCTTTTgtgcttggtggaggtaatacaGTAGATGTCTTCTCTTGCTCCTCCAGCCTTTTGTCCCAATCTTCTCATTTCCTGTTTGCAAAGCGTGCAGACATGTGATTGTTATCTCAGCGCCTCATGAAGatgaccattattattattaatatcaagcAGATGATCGGATTCATTCCAGTGGAGCAAAGCATCTAACACGAACGAGCCTTGCAATCACATGCAAAAAAGCCATCATCTTTTGATGGAAAATAGCCgacattttgttgtcattgaagTTGTTTGCATGGGAAAAGGTCCCATTTTTACGAgcataaacttgtaatatgaggAGTAATAATGTCATATCAGAGTTGTACTAATAAAGAattaatgttatattatgaaaaacaaacataacgAAGTAAAGAACGAAGGAAGCAAAAATACCGATTGTTTTCCGGGTACGAATTGGGTAGTCACGTGCCGTATGGACTCGCGCCACAATTCTAAAACAATGACGTCACATCCCCGTGACCAGAAGTAAACTTTGACGACAAGCCAatataatatctgaatattttgagCACCAGGACTCACCGAAGGCGACGTTCTCCCGGTATTTTCTTGTCTTACAGTCCCAGAATGAGGCAAATGTAATTCCACTCTTTCGTACGTTTCGACGAGCCTTTAAAAGCCGAAAACGAAGAACTTTTGCGTATCCGTTCTTCTTCTATGACATGGTGTGTCACGTGGTTCAGTCCGCGTATCTGCCCACAGCGCCACACGCaggtgtgccttgtgtattacatcacTCAGTTATCCGTTCccgtctggatgcaactatGAACTAAAATGGCTAATCCTCCCGTGTTTGTCTTGCTAGGTTCAGAATCTAGCACAGTTGAAATCCACATATCCAGCGAGCTACCCGACTATGGCAATGTAGACGCTGATGGAGAATCCTTGGGGACGCCAGGGAGGCGCTAGCCGGCATCCCGTCGCACAACGCTACTTTGCTGTAAACTACTTTGGCTGGTAACAACCTATAGATGTCTTGACAATATGGATGTTATCATCTTGTGTAAGATTAGCATCTTTtctagttagttttttttttagcaacatGACTGTATTCCTTTCTGTCTGGTGTCTTTTTGCACACAtcagatgaaatattaaatagcAGACGTCTTTCTTACATGGTGAGAAGTCTTTTGTACAAAAAAGGGCCACACTGAAAACAAATACTTATACTATGAGTCTATTCTAATACTACGccacaataatataatacaatgacAAGCAGCAGTAATATTAcatcattgtaaaaatataaatagctcacaattttatgaaaataacccaaatactacattttaccattttttttctaaacgtTGCTTCTTTATTCTTTGGTTTATTTCTCATATGTATcacttatttaatatttcaatgtaatGCTTCTAAAATACCCCCCATAATACTACAAATTTCatgttgtaaaattatttttcttgaaatattctatttttaaacctatttattttaacattattctcctgatgttattcttgtaaaattactgtccATTTTTCCTgttgtaaaacaataaataaattacaaaaatacatagaaatttaATATAAATCAAACTGAGGGggaattaaaatgcaaaaataatatgcatatataattactataaaataattacaattaagtCATGACAAATTATTGAAGTAAATGAATACAATGTCATAAGAAAATTGCAATTGCAAAGATTTTTCTGAATAAACTTTTACCTTCTGCTTTGAAAGAATCgatgacaaataaaaacagtcacACAATTGAAAGCCAAGGTGTTCTGATATCAAAATAGAGTGATTTATTTGAGACACTGAATGACTTGAATGTTTTATCTTGAAACAGGTGACCACACCCTGGACCAGGGTGTGCGAGAGATAGTAATAAGTAGCTGTCACAGCGTTTCATCCACAATGGCCACCAAACCCACAGCCCAATTCTCAGTCTGACACAGACAATAATGGCTCTGAAAAAGTCAGAAGAACGATGAACCGCCCATTGACATCCAATTgtgatgtgtttaaaaaaaaaaaaaaaaagttaaggaaGAGGGAAAAGAGTAATAGAAATGTTGGCCCTTCACGTCCAGCAAAATGTTAACTTTTGCTGGAGccactgtgacaaaaaaaacaaaaatgcacttCATGTTGTATGTAGCACAAGTggactggaaataaaaaaaaaaggtgggggggtgggtgacTCTCACTGGACTACCGCTGCTCCACCAAAAGTGATCAGCTGGCAGCATCAGACGCCATCTGGATTGTTCAGTAGAATGAccgaggaagggggggggcgggacaaaaaaatgtagtcaTGCTAACACTCCGTAGCTGTTGATCCCATTCCACACAGGCAacatgaagtttaaaaaaaaaaaaaaaaaaaaaaaaaaaaagtggggggggggggcaagtgagCGACTGATACGTTTGTGCCTGGActggaaaaaacattttgttaaaaAGGAGGCCTCGCCACGGCCCGTCAGCCCCTAACGTGACGTCAATaaggtgtactgtatataaacatatatacacagtatataagTCTGTGTATTAATCTAATTTACATATCTTTACATTCTTTACATTTACAtccaaaaaagggcaaaaaaaatctatgtaaaccacacttttttttttgtttttttttttacatatttttttccaattaatgaGAAAACTGGGCCagtttgggaattttttttttgggtggaatCTTGTGTTTAAAAAGTGCAGCCACCTTTTTATTTTATGGGTGTCGAGGGGAGATGGGCGGGGGTCTTACAACAAGCCATCCTCCATCACCGCAAGTCTCTCTCCTCCGTGATTTGCTGCCTTTTTGGCGTGTGTCTCTCTGTAACTCATGCGTCCTTCCAAACAGCTGGACCGCAGAGGCCCGCAAGGGAGGGAGCGGGAAAAgagaggggggaggaggagggaagaaaaaaaaaatgcagtgctTCCTCATTAGAAACCTCGTAAAAACGGCGCCCGCGGGGAGTTGGAGTCAGTCCAGTCTTGTGGATGTCTTTCCCTGGCTTCCTGTCGGTCTCAAAGGGGTGCCTTCGGTCTGCCAGCTTATAAGGTGCACCGCCtcttcccccccctcccctcgtgGTGGTTCGCTCCTCTTGTCTGtgagggtttgttttttttctttgttggaCTCTGCCCTACCTGCCACGCCCCCTCCCGGGAGCAATGAGAGTGTTTGCTGATGTCTAAAGAAGGCAGTTTGCACATTCCAGGATACGCCGTCCAAAGTCTGCTATTTTCGGAGATCCAGAACACATACCTGCAGGGGGGGTGGATTGGCTCGAGTTAATAAAGGCTGCAccatttttactttactttttagtgtcacttttttttttacatggaagCACAAATTGATGGATACACACTTTGGACCAAAACACAATCCAACCCGGGGGCAAATGTCAATAAACCCCCATTCAGTTAACACGCTGTCAGAGTCTTATAAAAGGTTAAGAGCTGAATAACCGAGACAGATATCTTCCACAAAACAGCTCAATGTGATGGAGTGGATCCAAGGAGGAAGGAGACTTTTCTCACAGCATCACTGAAGCAGACATTTCATGTTTTGGTGGCCCCGACTTTCGCCTACATGAACGGAatcggccatccatccatccatttattttatggagcctatcccagctgacttcaggcgggaggcggggtacaccctggactggtggccagccaatcacagggcacatatagacaaacaaccattcacactcacattcatacctatggacaatttggagtggctaattaacctagcatgtttttggaatgtgggaggaaccgaacataaacattccaaaaattgtaaatattatttatgtcttaattgtttatgccttatatgaattattttctggtatgtttactataaatgtgtttaaaagtaactataggggtgttatttcatgttgagaggtctctaataatgttcattcattttctgccgcttatcctcatgagggttgctggagcctatcccagctgacttcgggcaggaggcggggtacaccctggactggtggccagccaatcacagggcacatatagacaaacaaccattcacactcacattcatacctatggacaatttggagtggctaattaacctagcatgtttttggaatgtgggaggaaccgaacataaacattccaaaaattgtaaatattatttatgtcttaattgtttatgccttatatgaattattttctggtatgtttactataaatgtgtttaaaagtaactataggggtgttatttcatgttgagaggtctctaataatgttcattcattttctgccgcttatcctcatgagggttgctggagcctatcccagctgacttcgggcaggaggcggggtacaccctggactggtggccagccaatcacagggcacatatagacaaacaaccattcacactcacattcatacctatggacaatttggagtcgctaattaacctagcatgtttttggaatgtgggaggaaccgaacataaacattccaaaaaatttaaattttatgtcttaattgtttgtcttgtatgtattattttctgttatgtttactataaatgtgtttaaaagtaactataggggtgttatttcatgtccagaggtctctaataatgttaattcattaattttctaccgcttatcctcacgagggttgcggcaggtgctggagcctatcccagctgacttggggcgggaggcagggtacaccctggactggtggccagccaatcacagggcacatatagacaaacaaccattcacactcacattcatacctatggacaatttggagtggctaattaacctagcatgtttttggaagttaGTTTAACACAGTGGATGTTGAGAATATGAGAATATgagaatatgaaaatattaaccaGCTTACCGAGCCGTCTGATGCACTGGCCCCGACTTTGTCCCCAGTGCTATTCCAGCACACTTCAAATATTCCACCAGTTCCCCTGTAGCTGTGCACCAAAGCCCCGGtctgatagaaaaaaaaaaaaaaaaaacgatattgtTCCGTCTGGGGGTCCTCTGTGATTGACGGTGATGTCAGAGACTTACCGTGGTGTTCCAAATGTGGACACACTTGTCGAAGGAGCCGCTGGCGAGGTGTTTGCCATCCGGGCTGAAGGCCACGCTGTAGACGGGCTCTTGGTGCTTGGTCAGCGTGTGGATGCACACCCCTCGCTCCACGTCCCACAGCCGTACTGTCGAGTCGAACGATGCGCTGGAGGGAGGGGGACGGGGGGGCATGGGAAATTAATTAAGCCTTAAACCAGCCGCCAATATCCTTTTCCTACAATGACGGTTTTATTCCCGAATTACAGGCACACGCTGGTTCGTCGGTACATTCCTCAAAGTTGGAAGAGAAAGAGTAACACACATGTGGGTCAGGGTCCAGAGTCTTGGGTCCTGGGTCAGCTCCTAGCACCATGGTTAGCCCCACCTAGACTGCTTTATATCCAAAGAGCGTACAAGCGCTAACCCACCTGGCGAGCATGATGTTGGAGTTGGGATTGCTTGTGCCGGGCCCGGTCGGGCTCCACTTGATGGTGTAGATCTCTTTACTGTGAGCCTGCAGGTCATGGACGCACGATTCCTGCTTCATACTCCAAATCTGGAACAAGGACAAAAGCAGCAGATCTGAATAAAAGTGGTGTCTGGTTTCTTTAAAAACTCCCAAGTCTGGGTATCATGCTTACCTTTAAGGTCATGTCGTCGGAGCAGGACGCGAGTAGCATTCCCGACGGATCCCACTTAATGGCGTTAACTTCGTTCTGCAAAGAAACCATGATGTTCTTTAGCGGGTTCCCCACAGGACGATATAGGAGGTGTGCTACGGAACGGCGTATCGTACCGTGTGACCCTGGAAAGTCTTGAGCGGCCGGTCGCTTCCTAGACGACATACGTGGATGCACATGTCCGTGCTGCAGGAGGCAAAGGTGGTGTTGTTCTGCCAGTCGACGTCGAGAGCTGGAGCTGTGGGACGTTGGGAAGGACGCCGCGTTCAATGAAAGAGCTTCTTGCGTCTTTTTGGAGTACACGTATACTGTGATAACACGTACCTGAGTGGAAGGGGAACTGCTGCTTTGCTTCTCCTGTGTGCGCGTCCCAAATGATTGTCGTCTTGAGAAATCAAGTTTGAAATGTCAAACAATTGAGATGTCAAATAGTTCTACCCCTTAAATTGGTTAGCATAGCGAGTACAGTTAATCATCTCAAGGGACAAGACAGTAGATCCCAGAGGACAAACTGAAATTATCGACTAGTTGGGGTGTCTATTTTTGGACACAAACGGCACAAATGGGTGGCTTATTCCAcagataacaacaacaacattagcAAGGTCGTGAATGCTTGATTTCAAATATGAAGGGATCCACCGTACTGTGAAAAAtgaaacttttgagcagtataCGTAGATTCACTATTCCCTGAAAATAACAGCTTCACACTGCAATTGCGTTgcccttaatcctcttggatcGCATGGAATTCACTAAATCTTTCATTCCTACATGACGACATCAcaagccacgtatacatggacccaaatattccaatttattattgggttatttgctcaaacggaaagaacgTAACctttcttcgtggtgtttttcttcttctgttgtttaacAATTAAACAAGTCTAAGAACGGTCTAACCAacctaccaaccaaccaaccgaTTGACAAATCAACCAAGCACATAAATAACAACAACGAAAGAGTGGACTCAACTGACCAACTAACCGATGAACCAACTCAATGATGTCGAtctaacaaacaaaatattggactgactgactgaccgaCCAACGGACTAACACAACTAACCACTTGTGGACTGATTGATTGGCAGGCCAATTAACACTTTTACCGATCGAGGAATCAGAACTTCAAGAGAATGAAAGCGTCAATACTGCAAACGTTTATGTgtgtcattagccacgtatacatggacccaaatattccaattccattggggttatttgctcaaacggaaagaatgtaacctttgtatacacctcattcccaaagaaaagtgccaatcccaatgaatatataatgggattcccaggggtggaatattcctttccccaatccgattgaggtatcttgtacccgctcaaacggaaagtcgtcagactgtgttcttcttcttctgttgttgaaCAAGTGAACGGtctaaccaaccaaccaaccaaccaaccgaTTGACAAATCAACCAAACACATAAATAACAACAACGAAGGAGTGGACTCAACTGACCAACTAACCGATGAACCAACTCAATGATGTCGAtctaacaaacaaaatattggactgactgactgaccgaCCAACGGACTAACACAACTAACCACTTGTGGACTGAAGTGGACTGATTGATTGGTGCAAATGCTAACCGGCAGGCCAATTAACACTTTTACCGACCGAGGAATCAGAACTTCAAGACAATGAAAGCGTCAATACTGCAACCGTTTATGTgtgtcattagccacgtatacatggacccaaatattccaattccattgattatttgctcaaacggaaagaatgtaacctttgtatacacctcattcccaaagaaaagtaccaatcccaatgaatatataatgggattcccaggggtggaatattcctttccccaatccgattgaggtatcttgtacccgctcaaacggaaagttgtcagactgcgttcttcttcttcttctgttgtttattggcggttggcaagcagctttggtgtgcattagcgccatctgtggaacagaatctaaacccttctatacgccattcacaagtccacttttattccaaaagaaaatacatatctatataaaacatgtgcccagcttcattatcaaatattagcaagattcaactttatcttttcctgttcccgggtgcgttctttcagccaatgctgagatatgacgtaacacgcagctccagacgttcttcacttttaaaaaaatggaggccagcaatcggcactggactgctaaggaaagtttgtttttgattcaaactaaattccaagactggacgaaggaaaaactggcaatacggagttattccaacaagtggaagaaaaactccaggaagtcggtatcacgtgatgttggtgtttacgttttactgggcatgccccattgactattctggttgattatagcgccgcatggagacacgccattggaatattcctttccatggataccattgctttcggaaagattccattcggaaagagaaaaactcctcatgtaaacgtggctaccgGTGGATGCTGGTGTTGACACCTTGCGCTCTTCCACCATCTTGTCGCTCGAGGATGCCCCACCGGTGCTGCTCAAACGGGTTCAGGAATGAAGGAGACATATTTCCACAGGCTTGTACTCCATCGCCTTTACCTTCACCTTTCACAGCAAGACACTTGTCATCTTGGACGAGTGTTTGGGTTGCTCCTGTTGGAAAACTGGCACGCAGCCCAGTCTCCGCAGTGACGGGATAATGTTCTGCTTCTTAATGTCACGGtgcaatgaaccacagctcctcaGTGCCCGCAGCACTCGAGTGTTGACAATAAACCTCTACTGCTCTACAAGCCGTACACCGATCACCCTTAAGTTTCATTTATATAGTGTAGTCCCTTGAGAAGATTtactgtagtaaaaaaaaaatgtctgccacTAAAAAGTGATTAGAATTTGACAGCTACTAAAAGACAAACGGCACCAGTGAATACCTTATCTACGCCAGCACTGAGAATGGAGTTCCCCTTCTTGTTCCACTTGAGTGCAAATATGGGCCCCTTGTGCTGTCCCAAGGTGCTAGCCAGATTTCCTAATGGTTGAGAGCCATATCATGTCATTCCCAATAACAACATTCCCCCCAAACGACTACCAGAACCAGAATGGCGCAGTGACGGTCGACATACCGTCTTTTGTCCATATCCTGGCGAAGCCGTCGTACGAGCCCGTCGCCAGGAGCGTCCCGTCGCTCTGTTGGATGGGAAAATGTTTAGACACATGGCAGGAGAGGTGAAGAGATGAGTATAAAAAAGGAGCAGCAACCTACATTCCAGTCTAGTGAGGTGACGTCTTTGTTGCTGGGGACATCCTGCCCACCTTCTCGGATACAGTGGCGCAGCACGAGCTGGGTGGAGTTGGAGTTGTTGTTCTCGTTGAGGTTCCAGATTCTGGCGGTGGAGTCCCCCGAACTGGGAAGAATATGACAAAGTACATCAAGATAGCCTCaagagagcctgctgaccagctgcaaggcctcggactggatgttactgcagatgagcggtgaggacagcggagaagatcattgggaACCCCGCTCcgcccccattaaggacatagaaaacacccgctgcgtatcaagagcctgttggatctactctgacccccccccagcatggactgttttctcgcctggcgtcgggCAGAAGACTTaaaaccaggtttagagacagctacttccaccttggccatcagactgctcaatgccaaataagccccacTACCTTCTACCCACACgtacaaccaaaactttaagttattgttatttattctaaattatttaaattatttgtaaaaattactgtttacatttactgtacattttaagattctcttactgcatggggtctcaaacacgcggcccgcgggccaaatgtggcccgcaggacactagtttgaggcccccaccttgatatgaaagtttaatgtttgatatgaatgctgtatggtatcatgtacccagtttgattaatgttcaggggcgacacggcggtctagtggttagcgcgcagacctcacagctaggagaccagggttcaattccactcccggccatctctgtgtggagtttgcatgttctccccgtgcatgcgtgggttttctccgggtactccggtttcctcccacattccaaaaacatgctaggttaattagccactccaaattgtccataggtatgaatgtgagtgtgaatggttgtttgtgtatatgtgccctgggattggctggcgaccagtccagggtgtaccccgcctctcgcccgaagacagctgggataggctccagcaccctccgcgaccctcgtgaggaaaaagcggtagaaaatgaatgaatgattcatgttcatgttcaaggttaaataactgttaatagttatcctccctatccgtgtggaagtggtaagtttttggctatttaagtttaaaggaaataacttgaaggctaccgtttaggtcgctagctctctagtttgcgagttagcatgtgtctcaagaccccgcagttgcgcaatatgttgtaaataaaaagagtataaatgtgactatagtcgtgttttgtcatgtctacagggctctaataatgctttgttcattttaatctgaaaaaaaataatttaatctgAAAAAGAAAGTCTAAAAGATTGATAGGATTGATGACGTCAGCAGCCTTAGCAGCTTTATATGtctctcacgcacacacacacaaacacgccttAACACCTTACCCTGAAGCCAGCAGATCACTGACGGGGTTCCAGGCACAGATGAACACTTCCGACTCATGACCTCGCAGCACTGTGGCTTTGCTGGCTGGTATCTCCACATCAACATCCATCTCCATGGATTCACAATGGTTATCTGGCAACACAGACGCGCATCATCACACAGAGCAGAAGGAaaatcatgtgttttttttttttttttacaggaaaacACAACCTACGGAGTATTGTGAAGGCTTTAACCTTAAGAACATGCGGGATATTTGAAGACAGTAAGGCCTCACTCACATAAACT
This is a stretch of genomic DNA from Doryrhamphus excisus isolate RoL2022-K1 chromosome 9, RoL_Dexc_1.0, whole genome shotgun sequence. It encodes these proteins:
- the tbl1x gene encoding F-box-like/WD repeat-containing protein TBL1X encodes the protein MSITSDEVNFLVYRYLQESGFSHSAFTFGIESHISQSNINGTLVPPAALISILQKGLQYVEAEISINEDGTVFDGRPIESLSLIDAVMPDVVQTRQQAFRDKLAQQQAACTMAASTSGNQSNAPKNGDATVNGEENGTHNMNNHCESMEMDVDVEIPASKATVLRGHESEVFICAWNPVSDLLASGSGDSTARIWNLNENNNSNSTQLVLRHCIREGGQDVPSNKDVTSLDWNSDGTLLATGSYDGFARIWTKDGNLASTLGQHKGPIFALKWNKKGNSILSAGVDKTTIIWDAHTGEAKQQFPFHSAPALDVDWQNNTTFASCSTDMCIHVCRLGSDRPLKTFQGHTNEVNAIKWDPSGMLLASCSDDMTLKIWSMKQESCVHDLQAHSKEIYTIKWSPTGPGTSNPNSNIMLASASFDSTVRLWDVERGVCIHTLTKHQEPVYSVAFSPDGKHLASGSFDKCVHIWNTTTGALVHSYRGTGGIFEVCWNSTGDKVGASASDGSVCVLDLRK